The proteins below are encoded in one region of Streptomyces roseirectus:
- the hisF gene encoding imidazole glycerol phosphate synthase subunit HisF produces MTLAVRVIPCLDVDNGRVVKGVNFQNLRDAGDPVEMAKVYDAEGADELTFLDITASSGNRETTYDVVRRTAEQVFIPLTVGGGVRAPEDVDKLLRAGADKVGVNTAAIARPELIKEIAERFGSQVLVLSVDARRTESGSFEVTTHGGRRGTGIDAVEWAHQAAELGAGEILLNSMDADGTKDGYDIEMIEAVRKHVSVPLIASGGAGKLSDFAPAVGAGADAVLAASVFHFGDLRIGDVKQALREAGHPVR; encoded by the coding sequence TCGTCAAGGGCGTCAACTTCCAGAACCTGCGCGACGCGGGCGACCCCGTCGAGATGGCCAAGGTGTACGACGCCGAGGGCGCCGACGAGCTGACGTTCCTCGACATCACCGCGTCCTCCGGGAACCGCGAGACCACCTACGACGTGGTGCGCCGCACCGCCGAGCAGGTCTTCATCCCGCTCACCGTCGGCGGGGGCGTGCGCGCGCCCGAGGACGTCGACAAGCTCCTGCGCGCGGGCGCCGACAAGGTGGGCGTCAACACCGCCGCCATCGCCCGGCCCGAGCTGATCAAGGAGATCGCCGAGCGGTTCGGGAGCCAGGTGCTCGTGCTGTCCGTGGACGCGCGGCGCACCGAGTCCGGGTCGTTCGAGGTGACCACGCACGGCGGGCGCCGGGGGACCGGCATCGACGCCGTCGAGTGGGCTCACCAGGCCGCCGAACTGGGGGCGGGAGAGATCCTGCTCAACTCGATGGACGCGGACGGGACGAAGGACGGCTACGACATCGAGATGATCGAGGCCGTCCGCAAGCACGTCTCCGTGCCGCTGATCGCGTCCGGGGGCGCCGGGAAGCTGTCCGACTTCGCGCCGGCCGTCGGGGCGGGCGCGGACGCCGTGCTGGCCGCGTCGGTGTTCCACTTCGGGGATCTGCGGATCGGCGACGTGAAGCAGGCGCTGAGGGAGGCCGGGCACCCGGTTCGGTGA
- a CDS encoding winged helix-turn-helix domain-containing protein: MTEQERDRRITDVGTLKALAHPLRSQLYRGLTVARVATASQLAAQVGEAVSLVSYHLRKLAEHGLIEEAGAQSADGRERWWRRTSDGLRIQDADFRDAPERAAAHTAASRLFFEQRADMYRHFLDERARWGAEWNAAAESSETNLRLTAGELAELNQELLALLRRYDERGRAAEAAGDTEGRENVQVHTYAFPFRF; this comes from the coding sequence ATGACAGAGCAGGAGAGGGACCGGCGGATCACCGACGTGGGCACGCTCAAGGCGCTCGCCCACCCCCTGCGGTCCCAGCTGTACCGGGGGCTCACCGTCGCGCGCGTGGCGACCGCCTCGCAGCTCGCCGCACAGGTCGGCGAGGCCGTCTCCCTCGTCAGCTACCACCTGCGCAAACTCGCCGAGCACGGGCTCATCGAGGAGGCCGGGGCGCAGAGCGCGGACGGGCGTGAGCGGTGGTGGCGGCGGACCTCCGACGGGCTGCGCATCCAGGACGCCGACTTCCGCGACGCGCCCGAGCGGGCCGCCGCGCACACCGCCGCCAGCCGGCTGTTCTTCGAGCAGCGCGCGGACATGTACCGGCACTTCCTCGACGAACGCGCGCGTTGGGGCGCCGAGTGGAACGCCGCCGCCGAGTCCTCCGAGACCAACCTCCGGCTCACCGCCGGGGAACTGGCCGAGCTGAACCAGGAGCTGCTGGCCCTGCTGCGGCGGTACGACGAACGCGGGCGGGCGGCCGAGGCCGCCGGGGACACCGAGGGGCGGGAGAACGTCCAGGTGCATACCTACGCGTTCCCGTTCCGGTTCTGA
- a CDS encoding MFS transporter produces the protein MLRWLAGFTASGVGDNVYYVALSWAAVQAGTPFQAGLVTVAGALPRAVLMLGGGVLADRYGARRVVLAGTGVRCGLVLLAALLLVATTPGLVVLAAVAVLFGIVDAAFLPAAGALPALIAPPGQFGRVQGLRGLSVRLANVLGGPLGGVGVAVGGTAGAFGVAALLIGVSWPVLGAVRVRGVEAGAGEREGSGRRGCLPRGTAARARAGEGLEVVGVASGDVGFARGGERAAGAGASAAVVAGRDAVARDARVGGKGRGRWEGPGEPGAWWRGVAGELVDGVRYVRRDRVLTALVVSITLSDLGFVGPMNLGLTLLAGERGWGASGLGLVLAGFGVGAGAASLLLAWRGRVPRAGWVLALATVGGALAIAALARVPSVAGAVSVALCVGLLAGLGGALAGTLVQARAGAAYIGRVTAVSTLIGYGVAPLTFPLVGWAVSLWGTGPVFAACAMLNGGSAVVVLGVRGLRRAELPG, from the coding sequence GTGCTCCGCTGGCTCGCCGGGTTCACCGCCTCCGGGGTCGGTGACAACGTGTACTACGTCGCCCTGTCCTGGGCCGCCGTGCAGGCCGGGACGCCCTTCCAGGCCGGGCTGGTGACCGTCGCGGGGGCGCTGCCCCGGGCCGTGCTCATGCTGGGCGGGGGCGTGCTGGCCGACCGGTACGGGGCCCGGCGTGTCGTACTGGCCGGCACGGGGGTGCGGTGCGGGCTCGTCCTGCTGGCCGCGCTGCTGCTGGTCGCCACCACCCCCGGGCTCGTGGTCCTCGCCGCCGTCGCGGTGCTGTTCGGGATCGTCGACGCCGCCTTCCTGCCGGCCGCGGGGGCCCTGCCGGCCCTCATAGCGCCGCCCGGCCAGTTCGGGCGTGTGCAGGGGCTCCGGGGGCTGTCCGTGCGGCTGGCGAACGTGCTGGGCGGGCCGTTGGGCGGGGTGGGGGTGGCGGTCGGGGGGACCGCGGGGGCGTTCGGGGTGGCGGCGTTGCTGATCGGGGTGTCGTGGCCGGTGCTGGGGGCGGTTCGGGTGCGGGGTGTCGAGGCAGGGGCGGGCGAGCGGGAAGGGTCTGGGCGGCGGGGGTGCCTTCCGCGCGGGACAGCCGCACGCGCGCGTGCGGGGGAGGGGCTGGAAGTGGTGGGGGTGGCTTCGGGGGACGTCGGGTTCGCGCGCGGGGGCGAGAGGGCCGCAGGGGCGGGGGCTTCGGCGGCTGTGGTGGCGGGGCGTGACGCTGTCGCGCGGGACGCGCGCGTGGGTGGGAAGGGCCGGGGGCGCTGGGAAGGCCCGGGTGAGCCGGGGGCCTGGTGGCGTGGGGTTGCGGGGGAGTTGGTGGACGGCGTGCGGTACGTGCGGCGGGACCGGGTGCTGACAGCGCTGGTGGTGTCCATCACGCTCAGCGATCTCGGGTTCGTGGGGCCGATGAACCTGGGGCTGACGCTGCTCGCCGGGGAGCGCGGGTGGGGGGCCTCCGGGCTCGGGCTCGTCCTGGCCGGGTTCGGAGTGGGGGCCGGTGCCGCGTCGCTCCTCCTCGCCTGGCGGGGGCGGGTCCCGCGCGCGGGGTGGGTGCTGGCGCTCGCCACCGTCGGCGGCGCCCTCGCCATCGCCGCCCTCGCGCGCGTGCCGTCCGTCGCCGGTGCCGTGTCCGTCGCCCTGTGCGTCGGCCTTCTCGCCGGGCTCGGCGGGGCGCTCGCGGGGACCCTCGTCCAGGCCCGCGCGGGCGCCGCGTACATCGGCCGCGTCACCGCCGTCTCCACGCTCATCGGCTACGGCGTCGCACCGCTCACGTTTCCCCTCGTGGGCTGGGCGGTCTCCCTCTGGGGCACCGGCCCGGTCTTCGCGGCCTGCGCGATGCTCAACGGGGGCAGCGCGGTTGTCGTGCTGGGGGTGCGGGGGTTGCGGCGGGCGGAGTTGCCGGGGTGA
- a CDS encoding TIGR03085 family metal-binding protein translates to MSTFAKRERLLLADLLETCGPDAPTLCEGWLTRDLAAHVVVRERRPDAAGGTLIKQLASRLDKTMAEYTAKPYEDLIHLIRTGPPRFSPFALKQLDEAANTVEFYIHTEDVRRAQPDWTPRPLDPVFQDALWSRLERTARLVARSSPTGLVLRRPDGRTAVAHKGTPVVTATGEPSELLMLVFGRQSTAQVDLEGDKEAIEQLRAGKQLGM, encoded by the coding sequence ATGTCGACCTTCGCCAAGCGTGAACGGCTGCTTCTCGCCGACCTCTTGGAGACCTGCGGTCCGGACGCCCCGACGCTCTGCGAGGGCTGGCTGACCCGGGATCTCGCCGCGCACGTGGTGGTGCGCGAACGCCGCCCCGACGCCGCGGGCGGCACGCTGATCAAGCAACTGGCGTCCCGTCTGGACAAGACGATGGCCGAGTACACGGCCAAGCCGTACGAGGACCTGATCCACCTCATCCGCACGGGCCCGCCGCGCTTCTCCCCGTTCGCCCTCAAGCAGCTCGACGAGGCCGCCAACACGGTCGAGTTCTACATCCACACCGAGGACGTCCGCCGCGCCCAGCCCGACTGGACGCCGCGTCCCCTCGACCCCGTCTTCCAGGACGCCCTCTGGTCCCGCCTCGAACGCACCGCCCGCCTGGTCGCCCGCTCCTCCCCCACCGGCCTCGTCCTGCGCCGCCCCGACGGCCGCACCGCCGTGGCCCACAAAGGCACCCCCGTCGTCACCGCCACCGGCGAGCCCTCCGAACTCCTCATGCTCGTCTTCGGCCGCCAGTCCACAGCCCAGGTCGACCTGGAGGGCGACAAGGAGGCGATCGAACAACTGCGCGCGGGCAAGCAGTTGGGCATGTGA
- the hisI gene encoding phosphoribosyl-AMP cyclohydrolase, whose product MTSTTGDPRPSSLDPEIAARLKRSPDGLVPAIAQQYDTGEVLMLGWMDDEALHRTLTTGRCTYWSRSRREYWVKGDTSGHVQWVKSVALDCDADTVLVQVDQVGAACHTGARTCFDEDVLSLTSGQ is encoded by the coding sequence ATGACCAGCACGACCGGTGACCCCCGGCCCAGCAGCCTCGATCCCGAGATCGCGGCGCGCCTGAAGCGCAGCCCCGACGGCCTCGTACCCGCGATCGCCCAGCAGTACGACACGGGGGAGGTGCTGATGCTGGGCTGGATGGACGACGAGGCGCTGCACCGGACGCTGACGACCGGCAGGTGCACGTACTGGTCGCGCAGCCGCCGCGAGTACTGGGTCAAGGGCGACACCTCGGGGCACGTCCAGTGGGTGAAGTCGGTCGCGCTGGACTGCGACGCCGACACGGTCCTCGTCCAGGTCGACCAGGTCGGCGCCGCCTGTCACACGGGCGCGCGGACCTGCTTCGACGAGGATGTGCTCTCTCTCACCTCGGGTCAGTAG
- a CDS encoding anthranilate synthase component I, with translation MDLDTFRKLAVDRRVIPVTRKLLADGDTPVALYRKLAAERPGTFLLESAENGRSWSRYSFVGVRSAATLTARDGQAHWLGTPPVGVPVDGDPLAALRATIETLHTPHAQDLPPFTGGMVGYLGYDIVRRLEKIGPGERDDLKLPELTMLLTSDLAVMDHWEGSVLLIANAINHNDLDTGVDEAYADAIARLDAMEADLSRAVAQPPAVLPPSELPEYTALWGGPDFMAAVEDIKERIRAGEAFQVVPSQRFETPCTASALDVYRVLRATNPSPYMYLFRFDGFDVVGSSPEALVKVEDGHAMVHPIAGTRHRGATPQEDQALADELLADPKERAEHLMLVDLGRNDLGRVCEPGSVEVVDFMSVERYSHVMHIVSTVTGRVAPGRTAFDVLTACFPAGTLSGAPKPRAMQVIDELEPSRRGLYGGCVGYLDFAGDSDTAIAIRTALLRDGTAYVQAGAGIVADSDPVAEDQECRNKAAAVLRAVHTANRLGGTS, from the coding sequence ATGGACCTCGACACGTTCCGCAAGCTGGCCGTCGACCGGCGGGTCATCCCGGTCACCCGCAAGCTCCTCGCCGACGGCGACACCCCGGTCGCGCTGTACCGCAAGCTCGCCGCCGAGCGCCCCGGCACGTTCCTGCTGGAGTCCGCGGAGAACGGCCGTTCCTGGTCTCGCTACTCCTTCGTGGGCGTGCGCAGCGCCGCGACGCTCACCGCGCGCGACGGCCAGGCGCACTGGCTCGGCACACCCCCGGTCGGCGTCCCCGTGGACGGCGACCCGCTCGCCGCGCTGCGGGCGACGATCGAGACGCTGCACACGCCCCACGCGCAGGACCTCCCGCCCTTCACCGGCGGCATGGTCGGCTACCTCGGCTACGACATCGTCCGCCGCCTGGAGAAGATCGGCCCCGGCGAACGCGACGACCTGAAGCTGCCCGAGCTGACGATGCTCCTCACCAGCGACCTCGCCGTCATGGACCACTGGGAGGGCTCCGTCCTGCTGATCGCCAACGCGATCAACCACAACGACCTCGACACGGGCGTCGACGAGGCGTACGCGGACGCGATCGCGCGCCTGGACGCGATGGAGGCGGACCTCTCGCGCGCGGTCGCGCAGCCGCCGGCCGTCCTGCCGCCGTCCGAACTGCCCGAGTACACCGCCCTGTGGGGCGGGCCCGACTTCATGGCGGCCGTCGAGGACATCAAGGAGCGCATCCGCGCGGGCGAGGCGTTCCAGGTCGTGCCCTCCCAGCGGTTCGAGACGCCGTGCACGGCGAGCGCGCTGGACGTCTACCGGGTGCTGCGGGCGACCAACCCGTCGCCGTACATGTACCTGTTCCGGTTCGACGGGTTCGACGTCGTCGGATCGTCCCCGGAGGCCCTGGTCAAGGTCGAGGACGGGCACGCGATGGTCCACCCCATCGCCGGGACCCGGCACCGGGGGGCCACGCCGCAGGAGGACCAGGCCCTCGCGGACGAACTCCTCGCCGACCCCAAGGAACGCGCCGAGCACCTGATGCTGGTCGACCTCGGGCGCAACGACCTGGGGCGCGTGTGCGAGCCGGGGTCGGTGGAGGTCGTCGACTTCATGTCCGTCGAGCGGTACTCGCACGTGATGCACATCGTGTCGACCGTCACCGGCCGCGTCGCGCCCGGCCGCACCGCGTTCGACGTCCTCACGGCGTGCTTCCCCGCCGGCACGCTGTCGGGCGCGCCGAAGCCCCGCGCGATGCAGGTCATCGACGAACTGGAGCCGTCCCGGCGCGGGCTGTACGGCGGCTGCGTCGGCTACCTCGACTTCGCGGGCGACTCCGACACGGCCATCGCGATCCGCACGGCCCTGCTGCGCGACGGCACCGCCTACGTCCAGGCGGGCGCCGGCATCGTCGCCGACTCCGACCCCGTCGCCGAGGACCAGGAGTGCCGCAACAAGGCTGCGGCGGTCCTGCGAGCGGTCCACACGGCGAACCGCCTCGGCGGGACGAGCTGA
- a CDS encoding TIGR02234 family membrane protein gives MEYVTAVPHPRIEAGPARSGRRSLALALLSGALGAAVALLATRQRWSEGTASVAGGAFRLTAKGSDVTGVPAALAIVGLAALVAVFAVRRAGRLAVSVVLALSGVGILVAALTGADDSSALDEQAAKASGDTSATVAALSHTAWPYVAAAGGALLLLAGLLALRYGRLWPGMSGRYERDGTPRPRRTAKPADPDRPEDMWKALDRGEDPTGADPA, from the coding sequence GTGGAGTACGTGACTGCTGTACCGCACCCCCGCATCGAGGCCGGACCCGCGCGTTCCGGCCGCCGTAGCCTCGCTCTCGCCCTGCTCAGCGGGGCGCTCGGCGCGGCCGTCGCGCTGCTGGCGACCCGGCAGCGATGGTCGGAGGGGACCGCGTCGGTGGCAGGCGGGGCCTTCCGGCTCACCGCGAAGGGCAGCGACGTCACGGGGGTGCCCGCCGCGCTCGCGATAGTGGGCCTCGCCGCGCTCGTCGCCGTCTTCGCGGTCCGCCGCGCGGGCCGGCTCGCCGTCTCCGTCGTCCTCGCGCTCTCCGGCGTGGGGATCCTCGTCGCGGCCCTCACCGGCGCGGACGACAGCTCCGCGCTCGACGAGCAGGCCGCGAAGGCGTCCGGCGACACCTCCGCGACCGTCGCCGCGCTCTCCCACACGGCCTGGCCGTACGTCGCCGCGGCGGGCGGCGCCCTCCTGCTGCTCGCCGGCCTCCTCGCCCTGCGCTACGGCCGCCTGTGGCCCGGCATGTCCGGCCGCTACGAACGCGACGGCACCCCCCGCCCCCGCCGCACCGCCAAGCCCGCCGACCCGGACCGCCCTGAGGACATGTGGAAGGCACTGGACCGCGGTGAGGACCCCACGGGCGCGGACCCCGCCTGA
- a CDS encoding HGxxPAAW family protein, with the protein MAGNSHGHTPAAWTGVTISFIGFCVAGAFMVMAQPLGFWAGMVISVLGGGVGLVMKGMGLGQPKGYRDLPDHITYGTPAKADS; encoded by the coding sequence ATGGCGGGCAACAGCCACGGTCACACCCCGGCCGCCTGGACCGGTGTCACGATCTCGTTCATCGGATTCTGCGTCGCGGGCGCGTTCATGGTGATGGCGCAGCCGCTGGGCTTCTGGGCCGGCATGGTGATCTCGGTGCTCGGCGGTGGCGTCGGCCTGGTCATGAAGGGCATGGGGCTCGGCCAGCCGAAGGGCTACCGCGACCTCCCCGACCACATCACCTACGGCACCCCGGCCAAGGCCGACAGCTGA
- a CDS encoding DUF2752 domain-containing protein has product MRDMTKADVQQTSPSLAARLAVPAGIMAAVVGAFGYVATVDPNEPGHYPVCPLYQLTGLYCPGCGGLRSAHAFAHGDLLTALQDNAAAVLAYLGFAVVWTVWVVRAARARPARVVLGNAHLWAIGVFLLVFTVVRNLPFADWLRP; this is encoded by the coding sequence ATGCGAGACATGACGAAGGCCGACGTCCAGCAGACCAGCCCCTCGCTCGCCGCCCGCCTCGCCGTGCCCGCCGGGATCATGGCGGCCGTCGTCGGCGCCTTCGGGTACGTGGCGACCGTCGACCCCAACGAGCCCGGCCACTACCCCGTCTGCCCCCTCTACCAGCTCACCGGCCTGTACTGTCCCGGCTGCGGCGGCCTGCGCAGCGCGCACGCGTTCGCGCACGGCGACCTGCTGACCGCGCTCCAGGACAACGCCGCCGCCGTACTGGCCTATCTGGGCTTCGCCGTCGTGTGGACTGTCTGGGTGGTCCGCGCGGCACGCGCCCGCCCCGCGCGCGTAGTGCTCGGGAACGCGCACCTGTGGGCGATCGGCGTGTTCCTGCTGGTCTTCACGGTTGTCCGAAACCTGCCGTTCGCCGACTGGCTACGCCCTTGA
- the trpC gene encoding indole-3-glycerol phosphate synthase TrpC, translating into MSVLDEIIDGVRADLAERQARVSLDELKERAAKAPAAKDGVAALRGDGVKVICEVKRSSPSKGALAAIADPAGLAADYEAGGAAAISVLTEQRRFGGSLADLDAVRARVDVPVLRKDFIVTSYQLWEARAHGADLALLIVAALEQPALESLIERAESIGLTALVEVHDEDEVERAVAAGAKVIGVNARDLKTLEVDRSTFERVAPEIPDRIVKIAESGVRGPHDLIAYANAGADAVLVGESLVTGKDPRAAVADLVAAGEHPAIRHGRA; encoded by the coding sequence GTGAGTGTGCTCGACGAGATCATCGACGGAGTCCGTGCCGACCTCGCGGAGCGGCAGGCGCGCGTCAGCCTCGACGAGCTGAAGGAACGCGCGGCGAAGGCCCCGGCGGCCAAGGACGGCGTCGCCGCCCTGCGGGGTGACGGCGTCAAGGTCATCTGCGAGGTCAAGCGCTCCAGCCCCTCCAAGGGCGCGCTGGCCGCGATCGCCGACCCGGCGGGCCTCGCCGCCGACTACGAGGCGGGCGGCGCCGCCGCGATCTCCGTCCTCACCGAGCAGCGCCGCTTCGGCGGCTCCCTGGCCGACCTCGACGCCGTACGCGCGCGTGTGGACGTCCCCGTCCTGCGCAAGGACTTCATCGTCACGTCGTACCAGCTGTGGGAGGCCCGCGCGCACGGCGCCGACCTCGCCCTCCTGATCGTCGCCGCCCTCGAACAGCCCGCCCTTGAGTCCCTGATCGAGCGTGCCGAGTCCATCGGTCTCACGGCGCTCGTCGAGGTCCACGACGAGGACGAGGTGGAGCGCGCGGTCGCCGCCGGCGCGAAGGTGATCGGCGTCAACGCCCGCGACCTCAAGACCCTCGAGGTCGACCGCTCCACCTTCGAGCGGGTCGCCCCCGAGATCCCCGACCGCATCGTCAAGATCGCCGAGTCCGGCGTCCGCGGCCCCCACGACCTCATCGCCTACGCCAACGCGGGCGCCGACGCCGTCCTCGTCGGCGAGTCCCTGGTCACCGGCAAGGACCCCAGGGCGGCGGTCGCGGATCTGGTCGCCGCGGGCGAACACCCGGCGATCCGGCACGGGCGCGCGTGA
- the trpM gene encoding tryptophan biosynthesis modulator TrpM, with product MTPTPYSEDRHARLARGCRPRGCRAPARRVHGRRVRYVIGAEPGQVNGRRWQRT from the coding sequence ATGACTCCGACTCCGTACTCCGAGGACAGGCACGCGCGACTCGCGCGCGGTTGCCGCCCCCGGGGCTGCCGCGCGCCCGCGCGCAGGGTGCACGGCCGGAGGGTGCGGTACGTCATCGGGGCCGAGCCGGGACAGGTAAACGGCCGTCGATGGCAACGGACCTGA
- the trpB gene encoding tryptophan synthase subunit beta yields the protein MPSEFFIPDPEGHVPTAEGYFGDFGGKFIPEALVAAVDEVAVEYEKAKGDPAFARELDDLLVNYTGRPSSLTEVPRFAEHAGGARVFLKREDLNHTGSHKINNVLGQALLTKRMGKTRVIAETGAGQHGVATATACALFGLDCTIYMGEIDTQRQALNVARMRMLGAEVIAVKSGSRTLKDAINEAFRDWVANVDRTHYLFGTVAGPHPFPAMVRDFHRVIGVEARRQILERAGRLPDAAIACVGGGSNAIGLFHAFIPDTDVRLIGCEPAGHGVETGEHAATLTAGEPGILHGSRSYVLQDDEGQITEPYSISAGLDYPGIGPEHSYLKDSGRGEYRAVTDDAAMQALRLLSRTEGIIPAIESAHALAGALEVGKELGRDGLIIVNLSGRGDKDMDTAARYFGLYDTTDEGASK from the coding sequence ATGCCCAGCGAGTTCTTCATTCCCGACCCCGAGGGTCACGTCCCCACCGCCGAGGGCTACTTCGGCGACTTCGGCGGCAAGTTCATCCCGGAGGCCCTGGTCGCCGCCGTGGACGAGGTCGCCGTCGAGTACGAGAAGGCCAAGGGCGACCCGGCGTTCGCCCGCGAGCTGGACGACCTCCTGGTCAACTACACCGGCCGCCCCAGTTCCCTCACCGAGGTGCCCCGCTTCGCGGAGCACGCGGGTGGCGCGCGCGTGTTCCTCAAGCGCGAGGACCTGAACCACACCGGCTCCCACAAGATCAACAACGTTCTCGGCCAGGCCCTGCTGACCAAGCGCATGGGTAAGACCAGAGTCATCGCGGAGACCGGCGCGGGCCAGCACGGCGTCGCGACGGCCACCGCGTGCGCGCTGTTCGGCCTGGACTGCACGATCTACATGGGCGAGATCGACACCCAGCGCCAAGCCCTGAACGTCGCGCGCATGCGCATGCTCGGCGCCGAGGTCATCGCCGTGAAGTCCGGCAGCCGCACGCTGAAGGACGCGATCAACGAGGCGTTCCGCGACTGGGTCGCCAACGTCGACCGCACGCACTACCTGTTCGGCACGGTCGCGGGCCCGCACCCGTTCCCGGCGATGGTCCGTGACTTCCACCGGGTGATCGGCGTCGAGGCGCGCCGCCAGATCCTGGAGCGCGCCGGCCGCCTCCCGGACGCCGCGATCGCCTGCGTCGGCGGCGGCTCCAACGCGATCGGCCTGTTCCACGCGTTCATCCCCGACACGGACGTCCGTCTGATCGGCTGCGAGCCGGCCGGGCACGGCGTCGAGACGGGCGAGCACGCGGCGACGCTGACGGCCGGTGAGCCCGGCATCCTGCACGGCTCGCGCTCCTACGTCCTCCAGGACGACGAGGGCCAGATCACCGAGCCGTACTCGATCTCGGCGGGGCTCGACTACCCCGGGATCGGCCCGGAGCACTCCTACCTCAAGGACAGCGGCCGGGGCGAGTACCGCGCGGTCACCGACGACGCCGCGATGCAGGCCCTGCGCCTCCTCTCGCGCACCGAGGGCATCATCCCGGCCATCGAGTCGGCCCACGCGCTCGCGGGCGCGCTGGAAGTCGGCAAGGAGCTGGGCCGGGACGGGCTGATCATCGTCAACCTGTCCGGGCGCGGCGACAAGGACATGGACACGGCGGCCCGCTACTTCGGCCTGTACGACACGACCGACGAGGGGGCCTCCAAGTGA
- the trpA gene encoding tryptophan synthase subunit alpha encodes MTGNIRLLSDTLAAAKAEGRSALIAYLPAGFPTVDGGIDAIKAVFDGGADVVEVGLPHSDPVLDGPVIQTADDIALRGGVKIADVMRTVREAHEATGKPVLVMTYWNPIDRYGVERFTAELAEAGGAGCILPDLPVQEAGLWREHAAKHDLATVFVVAPSSRDARLAEITAAGSGFVYAASLMGVTGTRESVGAQAQNLVERTRATRADLPVCVGLGVSNAEQAAEVASFADGVIVGSAFVQRMLDAPDTAAGVEAVRELAADLAKGVRRTA; translated from the coding sequence GTGACCGGCAACATCCGACTCCTGTCCGACACCCTCGCCGCCGCGAAGGCCGAGGGCCGCTCCGCGCTCATCGCCTACCTCCCGGCCGGCTTCCCGACCGTGGACGGCGGCATCGACGCGATCAAGGCCGTCTTCGACGGCGGCGCGGACGTCGTCGAGGTGGGCCTCCCGCACAGCGACCCGGTGCTCGACGGGCCGGTCATCCAGACCGCCGACGACATCGCGCTGCGCGGCGGCGTCAAGATCGCGGACGTCATGCGGACGGTCCGTGAGGCGCACGAGGCGACCGGGAAGCCGGTGCTCGTGATGACGTACTGGAACCCCATCGACCGCTACGGCGTCGAGCGGTTCACCGCCGAGCTGGCCGAGGCCGGCGGCGCGGGCTGCATCCTGCCCGACCTGCCCGTCCAGGAGGCCGGGCTGTGGAGGGAGCACGCCGCCAAGCACGACCTCGCGACGGTCTTCGTGGTCGCGCCGAGCAGCAGGGACGCGCGGCTCGCGGAGATCACGGCGGCCGGCAGCGGCTTCGTGTACGCGGCCTCGCTGATGGGCGTCACCGGGACGCGTGAATCGGTCGGCGCACAGGCGCAGAACCTGGTCGAGCGGACCCGCGCGACCCGCGCCGACCTGCCCGTCTGCGTCGGGCTCGGCGTCTCCAACGCCGAACAGGCCGCCGAGGTGGCCTCCTTCGCGGACGGCGTGATCGTCGGATCGGCGTTCGTGCAGCGGATGCTGGACGCGCCGGACACCGCCGCCGGCGTCGAGGCGGTGCGGGAGCTGGCCGCCGACCTCGCGAAGGGCGTGCGCCGGACGGCGTAA
- a CDS encoding DsbA family protein yields MSEKNRVGKLSARERLAVEREKQKAAEKRRKVLVVGASVVAVLAVAAGIGVVAANAGKDGGDSAGPVVAPSGAGGKDALAIPVGKESAKSTLVVWEDFRCPACKSFETAYRSVIHELTGAGKLKTEYHLATLIDGNLRGSGSRKAANAAACAQDVGKFPAYHDVLYENQPQETDDAYAKEARLIELAGKVDGLDTPAFRACVEKGTHNAWVKKSAEAFSNGGFGGTPTVLFNGKNIYADQSMTPAKLKQMVEEADKG; encoded by the coding sequence GTGAGCGAGAAGAACCGAGTGGGAAAGCTGTCGGCGCGGGAGCGGCTGGCGGTCGAGCGTGAGAAGCAGAAGGCCGCCGAGAAGCGGCGCAAGGTGCTGGTCGTCGGCGCGAGCGTCGTCGCCGTGCTGGCGGTCGCCGCGGGCATCGGCGTCGTCGCGGCGAACGCCGGGAAGGACGGCGGGGACAGCGCGGGCCCGGTCGTCGCGCCGTCCGGGGCGGGCGGGAAGGACGCGCTGGCCATCCCCGTCGGCAAGGAGAGCGCCAAGTCGACGCTGGTGGTGTGGGAGGACTTCCGCTGCCCGGCCTGCAAGTCGTTCGAGACGGCGTACCGCTCGGTGATCCACGAGCTGACCGGCGCGGGCAAGCTCAAGACCGAGTACCACCTGGCGACCCTCATCGACGGGAACCTGCGCGGCAGCGGGTCCCGCAAGGCGGCCAACGCCGCCGCCTGCGCGCAGGACGTCGGCAAGTTCCCCGCGTACCACGACGTGCTGTACGAGAACCAGCCCCAGGAGACCGACGACGCGTACGCCAAGGAGGCCAGGCTGATCGAGCTGGCCGGGAAGGTCGACGGGCTCGACACGCCCGCCTTCCGCGCGTGCGTCGAGAAGGGCACGCACAACGCGTGGGTGAAGAAGTCCGCCGAGGCGTTCAGCAACGGCGGGTTCGGGGGGACACCGACCGTGCTGTTCAACGGGAAGAACATCTACGCGGACCAGTCGATGACACCGGCGAAGCTGAAGCAGATGGTGGAGGAGGCGGACAAGGGGTGA